A region of the Culex quinquefasciatus strain JHB chromosome 1, VPISU_Cqui_1.0_pri_paternal, whole genome shotgun sequence genome:
ttttttctcaattcaataaactggtcacagtggcaagtttaaaatttctcaccaAAAAACACCAACATATATTTTCtagtagttgaatgattttttacatgcagtcaagctgttaattgatcttcacacttttttaaaccattgatgttgatgtcctatacaattctgttgcataatattaattaaaaccaagatcataacaatttttaataattttaaaatttcccgggaaattggctgaaaattttccgtttcccgggaaatttgtaaccccgggaaattggacgctctagtaggTACAAACTTGCTTCCGGATCTTTTTTCCGGATCTGCTccattttgtatggtttgacgtttgctgggtgagtcgaaaaatgaaaacaaatcacttcgtgGCAGAGAAGTGACGTATCATCATTAATAACAATGACAATTGTTCTGCACCagcagcaaacgtcaaatttgatgccggatcttttCCCGAATCTAAGTTCAGAAGTTTAAGGAATCTGTCACCACATTGTTGACAAAACTCAAAACAATCATACTCACTGTACAGTCCAAAGTTCTTGGCGAAGCTCTGCGCACAGAACAGCTCAAATCCGCGCTCGATAAAGTACCGCACGGCAAAGGCGTCCTTGTTGGGGTCCCCGCTCGCGAATCCCTGGTAGGCCGAGTCGAAGAACGGGAACAGCTTCCGCTCCTCGCACAGGTCCGCAATCTGCTTCCACTGGTCCTGGGTGGGATCGATTCCGGTCGGGTTGTGCGCACACGCGTGCAAAATCACAACGGCACCCTCCGGGGCCGCCCTCAGATCCTCCAGCATACCCTCAAAGTCGATTCCACGGCGTTCCTGGTTCCAGTAGCGGTACGTCCGCGGCTCGGTGAACCCGGCGTACACAAACACCTTGTGGTGATTCTCCCACGTGGGGGCGGAGTAGTAGAACGTAGTACGCTTCAGGATGCGGCACAGAAATTCGGCTCCCACACGTAGGGCACCGGTTCCGGAGAGGCACTGGACGCCGAAGGCGCGCTTGCTTGCGATGGCTTCCGAGCCCTCGCCCAGGAGCAGCGTCGAGGCGGCATTTGTGACGCTTTCCGTGCCCAGCACCGGCAGGTACTCGTGATTTAGGCTTCCGTCCGCGACGATGGCCGCTTCGGCCTTCTTCACCACCGGCAGGATCCACGGTTTGCCCTCGTTGGTGCGGTACGCTAGggaaaagtgaaaaaagttggTTAGAATAATTTACAAAGCGGCAGGAATGAGTGCCAATGACCTCTAACGACTCTTGACtcagtcaataccggcgccctccagATGGAAATGCAGATCGAGAGTGTAGATCGCAATGGTGGAGTGTTGGCTATGCGCATTGAAACCTTGACTAAGCAATACATAAAGAATAAGCAACAATTTTACCttataaaaaataccaaaatttgctacATTCTACAGAACTACTCAATTGAAACCATATAAGCAAGCAggttattatttaaattgttcaaaaagatatgtgaattgatatatttgaatcaagaaactttaataattttacaaattgaTCAAGAGAAGGAACTTCTACCCTGTTCAGTTCTTGCATTATCAAACTGCCAAGACAAGAACCCCCCGTCTTAGCAATATCAGCTCTTGGCAATAATTGTTTCCATCGTGGCCAAGCCCCATTGTCCTTCACAAACTCGCACTAATCAGAACGTTACCATTCAGGTGCTGATAAATAGAGGTGCTTGTGaaagctgaaaatatctcgTCCAACAACAAACACAGCTGCTAATCATGTGTTACAACGCTTTGCGCTGGTACAAGCGCAAAATATCTCGCAAATATTGCCATCATTCGCCATTTACACTCTCCAAATGACCTGGGGGTGACCTTCAGGTTGGGGAGACACTTTCTACGTAGATTTTATTGTAACTTTAAGGGTTTACATGAATATTGATGTGACTTTTACATACCTCCAACACCAAGATTGACCTTGTTCGGATTGGTGTCCTTCAGGCAGGCCTGGTTCAGTGCGAAAACTTCGATCGGTGGTCCGACCTCAACAGTTCCGAAGATACTCATTTTGTGGTTTGCACGAGTGGAATGAAACCGAGTTGACTGAAAACCTTAGAATACCCTCCAAATATCTCCTTTAAAGTTACAGCAACTAAACGTGTTACGTCCGTGCGGAAAAGGAGAGTTGTATAAGAGTTTCTTCAATAATTTTCCGTCAAATTGCACACATTCCGGTACAGTAACACACTGATACTGGCTGTCCCACGGCAGTGTACGGCTCGAtattgacgacgacgacgacacgcAACTTTCACACAGCACAATGATGATGGACGACTCGAAACCACCACCAGACCAGGCTGCCAGACAAGAAGTAATGATAACAATGTAGGTACCTATACAATAGTAACAGACTCGTACTAAATACAAGtaacgaagcaaaattatttTGCGAAAAGTTACTACAACTAGGGGTTCACTGTGTTTGTgagcgcatttgccgaaagcaTATGATGatgattcccaaaaaaaaacgccGGACTGTGAATGAAAACGTACTCTAGCCGATAGCACAGTGTTGGTGTGatcgattttgttttaaaacatttgtcaAAATGTAAGAATTCGGTGGTCAAACTGGTTGAGCTCGAACGAAACGTTTGCAAGTTTGTGATCGTTTTTTTTGGGTGAAAACAAATATTGAACATGTAATTTTTACACAACTTGTCCATAGTAATGTAAATAAGAATGTCTCTAAATATACATAAGAAAAATCATGGGGCACCTACCTTATGATAACAGTCGTTAAATcgcaataaaaagttaaatttgaggaGGGGAACAATTGATGATTGAATATTATTagctctttttcaaatttttgtggaatattttaaatctaaatATACAGTATTtcccccacgaaaacagcatggaaagaaacaaaagtgctcggatcgggctcaaaaattttctaaaatttccctgaccgaaataattagacccgtatgccgtgttagggtggtctgaaaaatggcattttcgccgattttcgcaaaaaccacttttttagaaaaatcataactcctcgccattttcaccgatttcaattgtcttacgcaaatgaaaggtgataagttggcttttcaaagaaaaatagtaagaagtttcaaaaatctagcttaacaaaTGAatagggcgtatgaaactttaaaatgccgttttgacggtgtctggactaaaaagcctatgtctggaaatatttttatcggattccccggacatttttacataacatactaaaggAGGAGATCATTTACAGGATTCCGAGACCgagatgattttttgaaaataaaataaaataaaaaaaaaataaaataaaaaatatatttattgaaataacaagccatacttTCAACAGTTGCAtggaaaaggtgttttaaattgcattttacactagttcagttgttttgcaatcattaggtttcaaaaatgtaagatttgacgaaaacaaaaattttagctaagaaaaaaaaacattttgcgatgataaatattgaaaattttcaaaaattcaaaagattttcaaatcaacccaaacatgctaaacgtagggtaatgtattttaaattaatttcagctgattgcacttcaatttccattgaaattttgaagttttatgaaaaaaaagttcaagatggtatgtcagagacataaccgaaagacataggaccaaacaatttgaatgtgttgttggattgctagtgaaatctggaataagattattttattttgtttcatagatttgtcggcaaaattgtcataaatgttctcccaaggtgaaccttccatgagggcaccggcaactccaggttgtggccactacggtcgaaatgtcaatttgcatgttcagtatcaaaaaccatgaattttgatgcccatattgccacaactcgtatggttctgtaaaagaccctctgggccccgggggaacctgctttgagatcaccggccactcaaggttgtggccactactgtcggaatgtaaattttcatgttcagtatcaaaaccatgaattttgatacccatattgccacaactcgtatggttctgtaaaagaccctctgggccccgggggaacctgctttgagatcaccggccactccatgttgtggccactactgtcgaaatggccattattatgttcagtatcaaaaaccatgaattttaatacccatattgccacaactcgtatggttctgtaaatgtccccccaggccccgagggaaccttctttgagggcaccggccactccatgttgtggccactactatgtcccgcccgtgtggatcaatcggaccgtgcactggactcacaatcctgaGGTCCCTGTTCGAATCCCgcagcgggcgctctaaaaattcttcgtgtaaatatgggtattcggcgccgtcgctccgtgtcatactttcatacacttaggagcccagggcggcgaagtccttatAGATAAAagaaagacactagtggttggtactagcaatggtggccgacagctataaagtcaacttcgtttcttcttatggttctgtaaaagttccccctggccccgggggaacctgctttgagatcaccggccactccaagtTGTggacactactgtcgaaatagccattattatgttcagtatcaaaaaccatgaattttgatatccatattgccacaactcgtatggttctgtaaatgtcccccaggccccgggggaaccttctttgagggcaccggccacttcatgttatggccactactgttgaaatggccatttttatgttcagtatcaaaaaccatgaattttgatacccatattgccacaactagtatggttctgtaaatgtccccccaggccccgggggaacctacttcgaggccactccaggttttttccACCACCAATTCGACATTTTTCAAGAGAACCGCCGCATTTtagcgacttccacgccgtccgcttcgctcgaatttcctccttctgctgctggtggttcttccttctggttgctggttctcttcttctattggacgctactgctgctgctccgtgccggcccgacgtgcacagttcgagtgctcgttccaaagtgacttgcttttgcgaaattttctgcttaaatagcggcagagccggagaacggcacaaaaggggcgcggtctcgaatgcatacgctcgctctgattggtcatctgtccgttttgtactgaaaaattactcattttgattgcatgtttagtcaaactatctatgtagttaaacaatagctgaagtcttcctctttcgattggtggtccaaccgtctgtattgattcacagggaaaaaagatataagtgttcaaaatgtccctttttttaacgcttaaaagtgacgctttggatcgaatttctgaactggccccccaatatagtaaatagagacatagtcctatgtcaaaaacttctgtctcctgatttttcgggccaacttaaATGGGGtggagacaaaaacttaaaataaaatttgtaccagcctaattgttcttttcaaattacttacaaaacatatttagccAATAAAAGTTCCAAAGGTTTTCACAAGCTTgtaaaaactttggaaaatttgagttcacaaatctagagttttttaaaggtcctataagctattgtgttcaCATGTTTATAGAACCTGTTCaataaaaactctggaaatgttttcgtgaaaacactgagaATGATATTGTTCGTTAAAACAAACGTAACATTtcgcaaatttttaaatgattctacaaatcacggtttattttgtgtaagcactctgatagcaaagtgaaatttgtcagctgtaaaaacgactcagtttatatttttaattcgcaaattccaaatttatcgaaataattctttgacaatttttgttataccatggtgtcatatcggcaaaatgtacggatttttgctcagcaagagttggtagccttaagcaTTGCATAACATATCACATATCATATtgcttaagcaaacattaacaaGATGCTtgaatacaaaacatgttttataatcgAAATTGGACTACAAACTACTATTGcgagctttaaaaaaacatattttcgtttttgacgtttttgaatcatcaaactttgtgtcccgatttgccccacttcccgttgacctcatattttggccaaatGCTAGTTTTATGAGcatgcatgagcatgagagcatgagcatgagagatcacccatggttgcccctccgttgctgaacagaaccgtaatatcctttcagcactactgattataggcttcgacgatctagtggtgtttcccttatcaacagcatgtatgaatgcgctgaaaagataaaacaccatgattgccaaaacaagatcagttgcgaataggtagcagtcattggccaccaacggcgcccgccatgtcagtttgtagatctcgatttttagggacgggaatgttagttagcgcaggttgctactagggcagctgatttactctgtgcttacaccccacaagcgccaggaacctgaaaattggttagtaggatagggtgtttggtcaggattcatcatagaagatgatgatgcgatccaaaatcatagtgtttgttgaaaggtattatattttattctcaaggcaaacaatcggttgctgcggatgagacatttcccgtttaactgttgttaaattttaaatgaaatggtttaatcttagacagccggctgtggaaagataaaaccaaataatatttatttataaaatgaggtgttaaaagcaatgctgcaatgatagcgtagtctgatttttaattatataatcatttagttcatgaatttgcaacggaatagacgcgacgaactcaatcatcaagtgccttccgatcttctttctgttagctagataaggtattgattttcgttgcctctcgagctacgatgctatggagagggcttaacacacaaacaaccgacgtcgagccctccgagctacggagctatgggaaggtcttttcaacacaaaaagactcgcgcaccacacgacgttcttaatgaatcaaaataattttgctgcGCGAAAAACCTAACGAACTtagatcgtttttatcgaaaactatatcacaattcacgacaaaaatgcgaaacaaaaggcacacacaaaaaaaatcaaaatattcactccgaatatttttttattacgaccacgcgctccctttgccaattatgctctgatgacgctgcattttcggagggtaatcttctcctcgcagcgcacaattcacgacaaaaatgcgaaacaaaaggcacacacaaaaaaaaatcacttttcactccgaatattttttacgaccacgcgctccctttaccAATTATGCACTCATTTTGGCcaaatgctagttttatatgtacaaacaacccctggaAATTTGAAGCAGATTAATGAGGACGATGCGAGATGGATATTAGGATTGTTTCCTGGAACACGAACTATgagctcatgaggtttttgaaaaatgcaaaaatcgttaaagggctcaaaactggcaaaaaacaaaacgcaccAATTTTACggtttaaatcccatttaaaattcaaagtcaaagctccaggtcctgtcgcaacaaatcaagctcatatttgggattcgggctCAGTGCACCTAGGAgatcatgccctgaaatgcccgcaaaattgATCCGTTTTGTTACATCCGAATGGCAATgggtttttctcatagctttccgttttttctaaaacaaacttttttcataaaattcggAATCCTTGGCAAATTCCACGAAATTTTGGAGTTGTAAACCACAATTTCATAACTGGCATTTCCAGGCCAATTTTCAtaactaatataaaaaaaaaacatgaatattATTACGCACATAATGCccagcagggttgttaaaatatcaaaatatcagcactaagcaactacaattatcccgcctgaataatcATGCCTCAAAaacaactctggagtttttttgaaaaggtcctataaaccaaattttcattttttgctttttgggtgtttttgaatacccttgactcaaggcggttctaaaaacacccaaaaagcaaaaattgaaaatttggtttataggaccttttaaaaaaaactccagaactgctcttctctcctcattgaaactctcagcgccgaacatagccgaacgcgttttcgtgtttacccactcgcgattgaaattttccttttctctctctttctcacttccacgatcatcctaccgcaacagcgtttaaccaccaaagccgccacaaaaccaattttgcaaacgcagtttaacgggacgtcatgcgtggtcggctcctaatcgccatctcgcgttctttcattgcaggtttcggagagattgagagactccgacttcaacccatataaccatttttatggttgtagtaggggaaatatgcccattttaatcactctaagtcgttcgaccaattctcatcacttttgccatttccgccataaaatcaacattttcagatgtatcaacaatggagagttgcttgctcacttttgtttaaGCTATTTATagctttggaacagtcaaaaacactttatgaaagctgtaattcatgatcaaagtgctgataggccgataatagaaataggctgagaaagggtcccatacctgaactcaaaaaatcgtatgaaaagtgggatttggaacacaaaaaatcatgatttttggtaagggtgtacatcgctgggaatcacgagacacaagaagagatctcacaagctataaggctttctagtcagaaatttaccaacacattcaaagtatgtttactagagtgtaacaaaaatgactttttggcgggcattcaggggtttgttcaggTGATTGGACGTAaaaggagctggcgctccgcccttcaattttaaatgggatttaacccgtaaaaaaagattttttcgaaaatgtcactttttgaggcatattGGCCACCAatgtgtaggccagatccttgcgcatcttttggtatatcgagaaattaaaagtgagagtgtgtgcaacatggagttaaactttctgtgaagttgctgtgaaggataccatggcactttgaaaagtttaactccatgttgcacgcccACACTCTCACATTTAATTGCTcgatataacattgaagtttggagcatcctggagctcggtacagaccttcaaagtttggcattttttcgaaaaatcggccccgacAAAAAagatacactgaaagaaagacacatagcaatatcacatgtttcacaCGTGATTCTGCCCCATACGACTTTACATGGGAATGTCATGTGCAAATCACTTGAACAAAATTCATCGCGCGACGTGGTAGATTCACAGGCAAATCACGTTAACCTCACGTGTCATTGCACATGATTATCACATGAAATGTTTATGGGAATGAAATGGATTGCACATTAATATCAAATGATTTTCTGTTCAGTTTCAAGTGAATATTTTATGTAGCATATTATTAAAATACGTTTCATATGTCTTTGAGTTTtgccttttatttttaaaatataaataacacttaacaaacttttaaacgtaTACACAAACTTAACTTTTTCGAGAAATTTAACTTTAACAATTCACACTTAAAAATAAGATGTACGCACATTCTGGACGATCAGCGATCCGTGACTCCTTGGCCAAACACCGGAGCTCTCACCTCACGGAGGTCCTGGAAAAATCTCTTCCATGGAAATCCCTAAGTTTCGCTGGAAATTAGCCTATCCGTGATTTCCTGGAAAATGGCATAAAATTGTCTACTTAGTATtcaactttgcaaaaaaaatataagaaaatactTACCACATAatcctaaaatacttaaaatataaaaacctctttttccgggagcaaattaaaattaaaagtgcGAGCTCCAACTCGTACCCATTGAAAATTGCCATCTTGCTTTAGGATTAATTTTCATCATCGATAGCATTTGAAACTAACGTGAATTTCACTTGGAAATCAATGGACAAGTCGATTAGGGCAAATCAGaatgaaattcatttgaatctcaCGTGACTTCCACTTCAAAACCAAAGGACAAGCCGATTGGGGCAAATCAaagtgaaattcatttgaatccCGCGTGAACATCATGCAACAGATGAGTGAATGTTTTTTTCCTAATGATCAGCTGGAGCTGAATGATTTTCACattcatttgaaatgaaaagCATGTCAGAGTCAAAGGAAAATCACGTGAAGTTATCGTGTTGGTTTTTGGAGTagctcacgtgaaaaaacatttgattttgctatgttgggttttttcagtgtatgcgtcgcacctcgcgacgcccgagacgccatttgattttgctgggaccgatttttcgaaaatatgccaaactttgaaggtctgtaccgagcaccAGGATGCTcaacttcaatgttatacatACCAGAAGATGTGCATGGATCTGGCCtatacgccagtgatgtttttggtaaacgcattggtggccaaaatgcctcaaaaagtgacttttttgaaaaaatctttttttacgggttaaatcccatttaaaattgaagggcggagcgccagctcctgttacgtccaatcaagctcatatttgggatttaggctcagtatgcccaccggaacaaacccctgaatgcccgccaaaaagtcatttttaggtctattcccgtacttgcagaattgcagaatttctgcagcttctgcagaattctgcagccagaataagtcacttttttgcagcacgttcccgtacttttcagttcgctctcttcatctctctcttttgcagaagttctgcaaggagagaaaccgcaaaacttttgcctgggtagcgcgttccagtactttttctgcaatattgtacacagttgagtggatttactcaaattgggtattaaagttttttaattacttcaaagtattgaaaaaaatggttctaatctaatctaatctaatctaatctaacacaaacgcagccagtccgatgaaagcatgctggaaagtcttgtgattagattacgccccaagcacttttcttgtcattattaataattgcagtacatccgagaacacccgaaaatgcattgcaaaaattaaagcggccagccctactacgttgtgtttaccgcagagaggattctgagaacggatcacatttcacagaatctacaggggaggaaggatgcgtggacataccgtaccaaacgctcctgtttacagtttcatatgtgttttgtataatgtgttaagtgtaaaatatagtgtggttatataattgattaaatataataatgcaatataatgatcatttaataaaatcccatcacctatatataataacataaacccaagcacacaaaaagcgacacaaaagaaatgaaaatgggcatgcaaaaacaagacaacgcgtccccgtggtcagagCACTAATccaaagtattgaaaaaaatggttcacaaaaaaagtaattgaaagaagtttaccTCTATAACggggatattattttttatgcagTAAAacgttttcttttaaaaatcaaggatgtattatttattaagtaactagaaattaactatgcttaggtagaaattaatattagaaacaactcaaattttgtacattaggtaatcaaaatacaaattagagtggcaggtacgtttaataaacatgatttgaaaaaaagacaaacataagttttatatagaagggACCAAAAACACATGCTTTAATTGcagaatgtttgaaagattattcataataacataaataaattatgactggatgtcacatgaaagaacaacggtgacgcagcaatattgacaaatttgaaaaaaaaaaaactaatcaaaaactcaaaatttttgaaatacttaaattaaaatatctggaaattaagaaatccatagttaaaaatatgaaaacgaaactattggcactacgccccccggggcatggccttcctctaacgtgggatttctgctccagcgcctctgacgagacaggagaaaccgggaccgacgttttacttcaccatccgatagaagctcagtggataaggcgggaatcgaacccgcgtctcatagcatcataactaatattttcaaattgagaaactttcaaaaaacataaatcagatatttgagaaatttaaaaatgcaaataattatatcagaaaaatataaaaagagcaataaatcacaaattcaaagcataaaaattcaaataattgtaaactaaatatttcaaaatgtttaaaatttcaaaagaatcttaattttgaaaaaaaataaaggttgaaaaaaaaatcgaaataaaaaactaaagtttgaatatttatgagTTTAGAACACCAAACATTCAACAGCAACagtgaaaaataataagaatgaaaattaaaaaaaaaaatatttcaaaa
Encoded here:
- the LOC6039600 gene encoding aspartate aminotransferase, cytoplasmic — its product is MSIFGTVEVGPPIEVFALNQACLKDTNPNKVNLGVGAYRTNEGKPWILPVVKKAEAAIVADGSLNHEYLPVLGTESVTNAASTLLLGEGSEAIASKRAFGVQCLSGTGALRVGAEFLCRILKRTTFYYSAPTWENHHKVFVYAGFTEPRTYRYWNQERRGIDFEGMLEDLRAAPEGAVVILHACAHNPTGIDPTQDQWKQIADLCEERKLFPFFDSAYQGFASGDPNKDAFAVRYFIERGFELFCAQSFAKNFGLYNERIGNLTVVQKDSTTSAAVASQITLLIRGMYSNPPAFGSRIVNLVLNDPTLRAEWMDCIKTMSSRIITMRKALYDELVALGTPGTWTHITEQIGMFSYTGLNEKQVEILIKEFSIYLLKTGRISMCGLNESNVKYVAKAIHEAVTREGVASKI